One window of the Mytilus galloprovincialis chromosome 14, xbMytGall1.hap1.1, whole genome shotgun sequence genome contains the following:
- the LOC143059549 gene encoding uncharacterized protein LOC143059549 isoform X4 gives MMKKLALNLLKSADEKLKSLGSKHHHGNKTSGQQIRGSKSSLASNTESINQQQTQTNKAQPPPTPTPSIESSQLETVADIHRSEPSLNESVNITGTDTPDDVIMADRRPQRAGRNDNKNQVTQDAKRRSRSEGRSKGRSSSNKKDGNSTKGRSGSYSKEPVDQQSRHSLYNEPQSDEGGFPDIKTSSSDSEETLQKKWIRNPNMVKQAGKKEKRKSLGNNLENGYHGRPNYLDLQGNKENVDRGSQKDKFKRLEEMRNKRVDLMVTSDEELNSPEFRISRLRQRALQGAKLSSKLPERLDEFDLQKIHLERLAADIHQNKENESSSTSEQITLRPIGPGQGSFSSQFIQGNVNKHPADTRFTQDHHSNQNINIQTSNKVGQGQGPYRKIPKQESNFSNYNPQPTDVNYYQGKPQPMTYYQGKPNQGPNGEFTWNFKNNNLQQSGYYGNQDNNSHVKSSYNDSKPYQEIPVKKLIEKGRTKRKSHSDDSLDELIESNIQYLESEMESGKLKKISASQPRMFPTQQSDIYNKVEKRRSTSLDSTKAPRESAFQNEVKLRLQIPSSKEQQSDTHSIQSSQYDRLSYSTSESSTPPTAYTLPPSQEYIFQNSVPKVERKFQSASHSPYLPRRSTAELSNDMSKSDSQLNWGESGMNYANTFRTPNYFPEQNPNYYPPQKFPQSNQIPNIMSLSASAVEGGMFSDVDYDIEVTDRIKKWEKFMKKKSTPPTSTESKSPVPLTTIMESEGGIPDSWMPKVPPSVVSSISVTVTKSVAHQPQPQRQTATAPVQMEPKVQSAETNAHRLFRVVQQPKIEQENIRTTYEPVNIQKRAKVIRRSSSKESDGDKGQGDVIEENTTKVWPPTPKNMEVEEVKQSRLSRFEEELSELQEIKSESVRDLRRKFNSDASGNESTDVTENTTPLISTPLRQRRQYKFMGNTAPNIEIQNPVQVEKVSSIKIQKSQSLPRTNIHSTSQTGTNSDVWSPKLESGQGPVSIERVKARTLQTIPFHEDPFWKQIEQMTSFDDLVAAQNVDGRKTFVVRNSQAFQFPVQELSQLDRSQELSPPVSQTRSCTSYAPTIVTSTRPVQTSSTTIQPKPKVFHTPTIQPLKLAVAAKSSIEALDEVLDDIRSSLQKKTPAPQKNQAVDSSASSSSVQSPNVPKNIVRNIPIEKMKQNNIQTNAGQNVSQKYFDQQRNLMATQQQKQINNPQQNVQWIYPTYQQVAHSQMKSQPNKGQQGINQVHQSSQIPNQMHPSSQIPNQMHTSSQIPNQMHPSSQIPNQVHQIPFTQNTSHSNWKGQNIYPSSNQQNQNINQSNQFNQNINQSNQNMMFYQNNQQIPINPDITQFPYIINGNYQLDPSVLKERLMNTGLAFDQQSETDDTRSQKSVASSFAETEKQFNQSIEDLQNLARDVEDKLSQIKCKIVDADENRLDSILSALRKFAPTEPIKTPPNIHTKEEQDRQRAKLNEALTELDRIYYGLHLDDPKLSEPTMDSMSHSQTLPSHGQHIPPAQMRRNKSDSGFGHFQEDSAAQIDHQTQREFDDITKSFQTLLDEVSKDETPSKPSQHAAEIETTIESFLDEFRKNSDNTADKNISQKFESKLKDAKMAAKPNTCRDVQKSEVFTVSSGSFSALVGVKNKKNENNQQKTNFRNTQTNTVSNYHGPVTVKPKTAKDFAQKSKPASGFKQKVKTTSNSEPKVVSSTANIKLVSPQREIKVIKTSGSESEDVSDSHIVRKAKRNVNLQHRKSMPACMIQRTVETQTLEPSSPPVAVLRKNFQSKDRQSREGSESSESSAESRRARRKTITKGIALLMEFFSSSEDERREKSKLDHSTSAPDLRYIGCEKMTKSTSDNDKFKSKGKHSKQKHGTKTKNRSSYIKFDNVDDKIDDFYVTSTTSDDNVQSTHGSKPPKHPKRKQSATSPDKVDEDKIVKEAEEGNPSNVERFNKTDCVIRRKKREDSEEQERPHSFHELLAAFEPNPLTKKKLRKCSSAEAMLQDTTPINKIFTSDPDLRKDSEFNSGESAGVKLEQEVKDTAV, from the exons AGTGCTGATGAGAAACTTAAAAGTCTAGGCTCTAAACATCACCATGGTAACAAGACATCAGGACAGCAGATAAGGGGATCAAAATCTAGCCTAGCATCAAATACAGAGTCTATAAACCAACAACAAACTCAGACAAACAAAGCACAGCCACCGCCAACACCTACACCCTCTATAGAATCGTCTCAACTAGAAACTGTAGCAG ATATCCACCGTTCTGAGCCATCTTTAAATGAGTCTGTAAATATTACGGGAACAGACACTCCTGATGATGTCATCATGGCAGACAGACGACCTCAGAGGGCAGGTCGCAACGACAATAAAAACCAGGTGACACAGGATGCCAAAAGGAGGTCCAGAAGTGAGGGTAGATCAAAGGGACGTAGCTCTAGTAACAAAAAAGATGGGAACAGTACAAAGGGAAGGAGTGGAAGTTATAGCAAGGAACCAGTTGATCAGCAGAGCAGACATTCATTGTATAATGAGCCTCAATCAGATGAAGGGGGTTTCCCAGACATTAAAACAAGTTCAAGCGATTCGGAAGAAACACTTCAGAAAAAATGGATAAGAAATCCTAATATGGTTAAACAGGCTGggaaaaaggaaaaaagaaaatcactcggaaataatttagaaaacgGGTATCATGGAAGACCAAATTACCTTGACCTTCAGGGAAATAAGGAAAATGTTGATCGGGGCTCACAAAAGGATAAATTTAAAAGATTGGAAGAAATGAGGAATAAACGAGTTGACCTAATGGTGACCTCAGATGAAGAACTCAATTCCCCAGAATTCAGGATTTCCAGATTACGTCAGCGAGCTTTACAAGGAGCTAAATTATCATCAAAACTGCCGGAGAGACTGGATGAATTTGATTTACAGAAAATTCATTTG gaAAGGCTTGCAGCCGACATTcatcaaaacaaagaaaatgaatcTTCATCCACGTCTGAACAAATTACATTACGACCTATTGGTCCAGGTCAGGGCAGTTTTTCATCACAGTTCATACAAGGCAATGTAAATAAACATCCAGCTGACACTAGATTCACTCAGGATCACCATAGTAACCAAAATATCAACATTCAGACTTCAAATAAAGTGGGTCAAGGACAAGGACCATATAGAAAAATACCGAAACAGGAATCAAACTTTTCTAATTATAATCCGCAGCCGACCGATGTAAATTACTACCAAGGAAAGCCGCAGCCAATGACTTATTATCAAGGGAAACCAAACCAAGGACCTAACGGGGAATTCACAtggaatttcaaaaataataatttacaacAAAGTGGTTACTATGGAAACCAAGATAACAATAGTCATGTGAAATCAAGTTATAATGATTCTAAGCCATATCAAGAAATTCCTGTAAAAAAGTTGATTGAGAAAGGGAGAACGAAACGTAAATCTCACAGTGATGACTCACTCGATGAGTTGATCGAGTCAAACATTCAATATCTAGAAAGTGAAATGGAAAGTGGGAAATTAAAAAAGATTTCTGCTAGTCAACCGCGAATGTTTCCAACACAACAAAGTGATATATATAACAAGGTTGAAAAACGAAGGTCAACTTCTTTAGACAGTACAAAGGCCCCACGAGAAAGTGCTTTTCAAAATGAAGTCAAATTACGACTACAAATACCGTCATCTAAAGAACAACAGTCTGATACTCATAGCATACAGTCAAGTCAGTACGATAGGTTATCATATAGTACGTCAGAATCTAGTACTCCGCCCACTGCTTACACCTTAccgccaagtcaggaatatatatTCCAAAATAGTGTACCGAAAGTTGAAAGAAAATTCCAATCTGCTTCTCATAGTCCTTATCTTCCGAGAAGATCAACAGCTGAACTTTCAAATGATATGTCGAAATCTGATAGTCAGTTAAATTGGGGAGAATCTGGGATGAATTATGCAAATACATTCAGAACACCCAACTATTTCCCTGAGCAGAACCCCAATTATTATCCACCACAAAAGTTTCCGCAGTCAAATCAAATTCCTAATATAATGAGTCTCTCAGCATCAGCTGTAGAGGGGGGAATGTTCTCAGATGTGGACTATGATATTGAAGTGACAGACCGAATTAAAAAATGggaaaaatttatgaaaaagaaaAGCACTCCTCCAACATCAACTGAATCTAAATCACCTGTTCCCTTGACAACCATTATGGAATCAGAAGGAGGCATACCTGATTCATGGATGCCGAAAGTGCCCCCTAGTGTTGTATCTTCAATATCTGTTACAGTTACAAAATCTGTGGCTCATCAACCACAGCCACAGAGACAGACGGCTACAGCCCCTGTACAAATGGAACCTAAAGTACAGTCTGCAGAAACAAATGCTCATCGTTTGTTTAGGGTTGTCCAACAACCAAAAATAGAACAAGAAAATATAAGGACAACTTATGAACCGGTAAATATTCAAAAAAGAGCAAAAGTTATccgaaggtcaagttcaaaagAGTCAGATGGAGACAAAGGTCAAGGTGATGTCATTGAAGAGAATACAACAAAAGTTTGGCCACCGACTCCAAAAAACATGGAGGTGGAAGAAGTGAAACAATCTCGTCTGTCAAGGTTTGAGGAGGAGTTATCAGAATTACAGGAAATTAAAAGTGAATCTGTGAGAGATCTCCGTAGAAAGTTTAATTCTGACGCTAGTGGTAACGAGAGCACTGACGTTACAGAGAATACAACTCCACTCATATCTACACCCTTACGTCAAAGAAGACAGTATAAATTCATGGGAAATACTGCTCCAAATATAGAGATACAAAATCCTGTGCAGGTGGAGAAAGTATCCTCTATAAAAATACAGAAATCACAATCATTACCGAGGACAAATATACACAGTACATCACAAACTGGTACAAACTCTGATGTCTGGTCGCCTAAGCTCGAGAGTGGTCAGGGACCAGTCAGTATAGAACGTGTTAAAGCTAGAACATTACAAACTATACCGTTCCATGAAGATCCGTTCTGGAAACAGATAGAGCAAATGACAAGCTTTGATGATCTGGTCGCTGCTCAGAATGTAGATGGTAGGAAAACATTTGTTGTAAGGAACAGTCAAGCTTTCCAGTTTCCTGTACAAGAGTTGTCTCAACTTGACAGATCACAAGAGTTGTCTCCACCTGTTAGTCAAACCCGCTCATGCACATCCTATGCTCCAACAATTGTAACTTCTACTCGACCTGTTCAAACATCTTCTACAACCATTCAACCGAAACCAAAAGTCTTTCATACTCCAACAATTCAGCCACTTAAATTGGCTGTGGCTGCTAAAAGTAGCATTGAGGCTCTAGATGAAGTACTTGATGATATACGATCTTCTTTACAGAAGAAAACACCAGCACCACAGAAAAATCAGGCTGTAGATAGCTCAGCTTCTTCATCCTCCGTCCAATCGCCAAATGTGCCAAAAAATATCGTTAGAAATATACCAATTGAAAAAATGAAGCAAAATAATATCCAAACAAATGCTGGTCAAAATGTCAGTCAGAAATATTTTGATCAACAGAGAAATCTAATGGCCACTCAGCAACAAAAGCAGATAAATAATCCTCAACAAAATGTTCAGTGGATTTACCCAACTTATCAACAGGTGGCACATTCTCAAATGAAAAGTCAGCCTAACAAAGGTCAACAAGGGATAAATCAGGTGCACCAAAGTTCACAGATACCAAATCAGATGCACCCAAGTTCACAGATACCAAATCAAATGCACACTAGTTCCCAGATACCAAATCAGATGCACCCAAGTTCACAGATACCAAACCAGGTGCATCAGATACCATTTACTCAGAACACATCACATTCAAATTGGAAAGGGCAAAACATTTATCCATCATCAAATCAACAGAATCAaaatattaaccaatcaaatcaatttaatcaaaatattaaccaatcaaatcaaaatatgatgttttatcaaaataatcaaCAAATTCCAATTAATCCAGACATAACACAATTTCCTTATATAATAAATGGAAATTATCAGCTTGATCCATCAGTATTGAAAGAGAGGCTAATGAACACGGGGTTGGCGTTTGACCAACAATCAGAAACGGATGATACTCGAAGTCAGAAATCTGTGGCGTCGAGTTTTGCTGAAACTGAAAAACAATTCAACCAATCAATAGAAGATTTACAAAACTTGGCTCGGGATGTGGAAGATAAGTTGTCCCAGATTAAATGTAAAATTGTTGATGCGGACGAAAATAGATTGGATTCCATTTTATCTGCACTCAGGAAATTTGCGCCAACAGAACCTATAAAAACTCCCCCTAATATCCATACCAAGGAAGAACAAGACCGACAAAGGGCCAAGTTAAATGAGGCGTTGACTGAACTTGACAGGATATATTATGGTCTACATCTAGACGATCCAAAACTATCTGAACCAACAATGGACTCTATGAGTCACAGTCAGACTTTACCTTCCCACGGACAACATATACCCCCTGCACAGATGCGTAGAAATAAATCAGATTCTGGTTTTGGACATTTTCAAGAAGACTCTGCAGCACAGATTGATCATCAAACGCAGAGAGAATTTGATGACATCACAAAGTCATTTCAGACATTGTTAGACGAAGTTTCGAAAGATGAGACGCCATCTAAACCTTCCCAGCATGCAGCAGAGATTGAAACCACTATTGAGTCCTTTCTTGATGAATTTCGTAAAAATTCTGATAACACGGCTGATAAAAACATCAGTCAAAAGTTTGAGAGTAAATTGAAAGATGCTAAAATGGCTGCCAAGCCAAACACATGTCGTGATGTTCAAAAGTCGGAAGTGTTTACTGTTAGTTCAGGCTCTTTTTCAGCATTAGTTggtgtgaaaaataaaaagaatgaaaacaaccaacaaaaaacaaactttagAAATACACAAACAAACACTGTATCAAATTATCATGGGCCTGTAACAGTAAAACCTAAGACTGCTAAAGATTTTGCTCAGAAATCAAAACCTGCTTCTGGATTTAAGCAGAAAGTGAAAACAACATCAAATTCTGAGCCAAAAGTTGTTAGTAGTACAGCAAATATTAAGTTAGTAAGTCCACAAAGGGAGATAAAAGTAATTAAGACAAGTGGCAGTGAGTCAGAGGACGTGTCTGATAGTCATATTGTACGTAAAGCTAAACGTAATGTCAATCTCCAACACAGGAAGTCAATGCCAGCGTGTATGATTCAACGTACAGTAGAAACACAAACACTTGAACCTTCGTCTCCTCCTGTAGCGGTCCTTCGTAAAAACTTTCAGTCTAAGGATAGACAATCGAGAGAAGGTTCAGAATCAAGTGAGAGCTCCGCAGAGTCGAGAAGAGCTCGTAGAAAGACAATAACAAAAGGAATAGCTCTACTCATGGAGTTCTTTAGTTCTAGTGAAGATGAGCGAAGAGAGAAGTCTAAACTGGATCACTCAACAAGTGCCCCTGACTTACGCTACATTGGTTgtgaaaaaatgacaaaatctacAAGTGACaatgataaatttaaaagtaaaggTAAACATAGTAAACAGAAACATGGAACGAAAACTAAGAATCGATCTTCATATATCAAGTTTGACAATGTTGATGATAAAATAGATGACTTTTACGTAACTTCAACAACATCTGATGATAATGTGCAATCAACACATGGATCAAAACCTCCGAAGCATCCAAAACGTAAACAGTCTGCCACCAGTCCAGACAAAGTTGATGAAGATAAAATAGTTAAAGAAGCTGAGGAAGGAAATCCATCAAATGTAGAACGTTTTAATAAAACGGATTGTGTCATTCGGAGAAAAAAACGTGAGGACAGTGAGGAACAAGAAAGACCTCACAGTTTTCATGAACTACTTGCAGCATTTGAACCAAATCCTTTAACAAAGAAGAAATTAAGGAAATGTTCCTCTGCAGAAGCCATGCTGCAAGATACTACGCccattaataaaatatttacatctgATCCAGATTTAAGAAAGGACTCTGAATTCAATAGTGGTGAATCTGCTGGGGTGAAACTAGAACAGGAAGTGAAGGATACTGCTGTATGA